The following proteins are encoded in a genomic region of Saccharopolyspora antimicrobica:
- a CDS encoding MnhB domain-containing protein: MTTTPMKRPSWTTWDAPTERWLLSGFCRDGKQRTVLLELAARIIFPTVLVLSIYLLFAGHDRAGGGFSGGLVAGQAFVLRYLAGGRMDDSAIVSMRPPVLIGMGLTIATTSAFLPLLFGGELLETAIYKFTVPPLGEIKFVTSVLLDSGVYLLIVGVVLDLLRTLGSAIEADVDAAERGQR; this comes from the coding sequence ATGACGACGACGCCGATGAAGCGTCCGTCCTGGACGACCTGGGACGCGCCCACCGAACGGTGGCTGCTGTCCGGCTTCTGCCGGGACGGCAAGCAGCGCACCGTGCTGCTCGAGCTCGCCGCCCGCATCATCTTCCCGACCGTCCTGGTGCTGTCCATCTACCTGCTGTTCGCCGGGCACGACCGGGCGGGCGGCGGGTTCAGCGGCGGCCTGGTCGCCGGGCAGGCGTTCGTGCTGCGCTACCTCGCCGGTGGCCGGATGGACGACAGCGCGATCGTCTCGATGCGGCCGCCGGTGCTGATCGGCATGGGCCTGACCATCGCCACCACCTCGGCGTTCCTGCCGCTGCTGTTCGGCGGCGAGCTGCTGGAGACGGCGATCTACAAGTTCACCGTGCCACCGCTCGGCGAGATCAAGTTCGTCACCAGCGTGCTGCTCGACAGCGGGGTGTACCTGCTGATCGTGGGCGTGGTGCTGGACCTGCTGCGCACCTTGGGCTCGGCCATCGAGGCCGACGTCGACGCGGCGGAGCGGGGGCAGCGATGA
- a CDS encoding Na(+)/H(+) antiporter subunit C, translating into MTINLTMAVVLAVLYSVGFYLLMQRSLMRILLGIVILGHGSNLLLQTAGGPPAGAAMIGTTDPAQMADPLPQAMALTAIVITFALTTFLLALAYRSWTLLGHDEVRDDLEDRRIQRLERRLSESEEDGAEELEKTGGVGTER; encoded by the coding sequence ATGACGATCAACCTGACCATGGCGGTGGTGCTCGCCGTCCTGTACTCGGTCGGCTTCTACCTGCTGATGCAGCGCTCGCTGATGCGGATCCTGCTCGGCATCGTGATCCTCGGGCACGGCTCGAACCTGCTGCTGCAGACCGCGGGCGGCCCGCCGGCCGGCGCCGCGATGATCGGCACCACCGATCCGGCGCAGATGGCCGACCCGCTGCCGCAGGCGATGGCGCTCACCGCGATCGTGATCACCTTCGCGCTGACCACGTTCCTGCTGGCGCTGGCCTACCGCTCGTGGACGCTGCTCGGCCACGACGAGGTCCGCGACGACCTGGAGGACCGGCGCATCCAGCGGCTGGAGCGCCGGCTGTCCGAGTCCGAGGAGGACGGCGCCGAGGAGCTGGAGAAGACCGGAGGAGTGGGAACGGAGCGGTGA